One window of Mauremys reevesii isolate NIE-2019 linkage group 4, ASM1616193v1, whole genome shotgun sequence genomic DNA carries:
- the LOC120403167 gene encoding tripartite motif-containing protein 72-like: MSNSKQRLMQGMHQDLSCPSCLKLFKAPVTAECGHTFCLECLSQAAACPTCQAPTKVEQLRINQQMEHLVQCFRQVPHDHCEEHMDPLSVYCEQDQQVICGVCASLGKHKGHNIITAAEAHQRMKKQLPQQQIQLQEAQVRKEKTITLLNRQIAEVEDTVVRFKQQVSEQLGVMRAYLVTLEASLGREAERVQQQATAVLRDEHKTMGHYLDQLKQMEAVLGEVQEESQTEFLRKYCLVASRLQKILGESPPVARMDIQLPIITDDFKFQVWRKMFRALMPALENLTFDPDTAHPNLVVSEDGKRVECVEHKQPVSSDDPGRFDKSNCVVSRQSFSSGEHYWEVTVGDKPRWGLGLISAEAGRKGRLQALPSNGFWLVGCKEGKNYEAHVEHKEPRLLRVETKPSRIGLYLSFEDGMLGFYDAGDEDNLVQLFAFHTRFTTTVYPFFDVCWHDKGKNSQPLVIYEPEPEAS; this comes from the exons ATGTCGAACTCCAAGCAGCGCCTGATGCAGGGCATGCACCAGGACCTGAGCTGCCCCAGCTGCCTGAAGCTGTTCAAGGCCCCGGTGACGGCTGAGTGCGGCCACACCTTCTGCCTGGAGTGCCTGTCCCAGGCCGCGGCCTGCCCCACCTGCCAGGCCCCCACCAAGGTGGAGCAGCTGCGCATCAACCAGCAGATGGAGCACCTGGTGCAGTGCTTCCGGCAGGTGCCCCACGACCACTGCGAGGAGCACATGGACCCCCTGAGCGTCTACTGCGAGCAGGACCAGCAGGTCATCTGCGGGGTGTGCGCCTCGCTGGGCAAGCACAAGGGCCACAACATCATCACGGCCGCCGAGGCCCACCAGAGGATGAAG AAACAACTTCCCCAGCAGCAAATTCAACTGCAGGAGGCACAAGTGCGTAAGGAGAAAACGATCACTCTGCTGAACAGACAGATAGCAGAGGTGGAG gACACAGTGGTGCGATTCAAGCAGCAGGTGTCGGAGCAGCTGGGGGTGATGCGCGCCTACCTGGTGACGCTGGAGGCCTCGCTGGGCCGGGAGGCAGAGCGGGTGCAGCAGCAGGCCACGGCCGTGCTGCGGGATGAGCACAAGACCATGGGCCACTACCTGGACCAGCTCAAGCAGATGGAGGCCGTGCTGGGCGAGGTGCAGGAGGAGAGTCAGACCGAGTTCCTGAGG AAATACTGCCTGGTGGCCAGCAG GCTGCAGAAGATCCTGGGAGAGTCCCCTCCAGTTGCCCGGATGGACATCCAGCTGCCAATCATCACAGATGACTTCAAGTTCCAGGTGTGGAGGAAGATGTTCCGTGCACTGATGCCAG ctcTGGAGAACCTGACCTTTGACCCGGACACGGCCCACCCCAACCTGGTGGTGTCGGAGGACGGCAAGCGGGTGGAGTGCGTGGAGCACAAGCAGCCAGTGAGCTCGGATGACCCAGGCCGCTTCGACAAGTCCAACTGCGTGGTGAGCCGCCAGAGCTTCTCCAGCGGCGAGCACTACTGGGAGGTGACGGTGGGCGACAAGCCGCGCTGGGGGCTGGGCCTCATCTCGGCCGAGGCGGGGCGAAAGGGTCggctccaggccctgccctccaACGGCTTCTGGCTGGTGGGCTGCAAGGAAGGCAAGAACTACGAGGCCCACGTGGAGCACAAGGAGCCGCGGCTGCTGCGGGTGGAGACCAAGCCCAGCCGGATCGGGCTGTATCTCAGCTTCGAGGACGGGATGCTGGGGTTCTATGACGCCGGCGACGAGGACAACCTGGTGCAGCTCTTCGCCTTCCACACGCGCTTCACCACCACCGTCTACCCCTTCTTCGACGTCTGCTGGCACGACAAGGGCAAGAACAGCCAGCCGCTGGTCATCTATGAGCCAGAGCCGGAGGCCTCCTAA